The following proteins come from a genomic window of Sinorhizobium fredii NGR234:
- a CDS encoding DUF3861 domain-containing protein, whose amino-acid sequence MASSGYTYEVSLRLVGKRDGSVPDEPAVLTFEHFNHDDIIDIVERMRRTTGLAPDAAAAAAVGLKLLGEVMLREKRNALFDPLRTAFRTFITSLKSRAAGDADFLDRSAV is encoded by the coding sequence ATGGCTTCTTCAGGCTACACCTACGAAGTATCCTTGCGTTTGGTTGGCAAGCGTGACGGCAGCGTTCCCGATGAGCCCGCCGTATTGACCTTCGAACATTTCAACCATGACGACATCATCGACATAGTGGAGCGCATGCGCCGCACTACCGGCCTCGCTCCGGATGCTGCAGCGGCAGCCGCGGTCGGACTGAAGTTGCTTGGGGAAGTGATGCTGCGAGAAAAAAGAAATGCTCTGTTTGACCCGCTGCGGACCGCGTTTCGTACGTTCATCACATCCCTGAAAAGCCGCGCTGCGGGCGACGCTGATTTTCTTGACCGGTCTGCCGTATAG
- a CDS encoding S-(hydroxymethyl)glutathione dehydrogenase/class III alcohol dehydrogenase — MKSRAAVAWAANKPLSIETIEIGGPKTGEALIEIMATGVCHTDAYTLSGLDSEGKFPAILGHEGAGIVREVGPGVTSLRPGDHVIPLYTPECRECKTCLSQRSNLCTSIRATQGQGLMPDRTTRFSCDAGEIFHYMGCSTFSNFTVLPEIAIAKVREDAPFDKICYIGCGVTTGIGAVIHTAKVWPGANVAVFGLGGIGLNVIQGARMVGADRIIGVDLNPAKAEMARRFGMTDFVNPNEVGTGKVVEAIQDLTGGGVDFSFDATGNTNVMRQALECCHRGWGESIIIGVAEAGKEISTRPFQLVTGRVWKGTAFGGARGRTDVPQIVDWYMEGKINIDDLITHTMPLDEINTAFDLMHEGKSIRSVVLF; from the coding sequence ATGAAATCTCGCGCTGCGGTCGCTTGGGCGGCTAACAAGCCACTGTCGATCGAGACAATCGAAATCGGCGGCCCCAAGACCGGGGAAGCTCTCATCGAGATCATGGCAACCGGCGTCTGCCATACGGATGCCTACACGCTCTCCGGCCTTGACTCGGAGGGCAAGTTCCCGGCGATCCTCGGCCACGAGGGTGCCGGGATCGTCCGGGAGGTTGGGCCTGGCGTCACATCGCTGCGGCCTGGCGACCACGTCATTCCGCTCTACACGCCCGAATGCCGGGAGTGCAAAACCTGCTTGTCGCAACGCTCGAACCTCTGCACCTCGATCCGGGCGACGCAGGGCCAAGGCCTGATGCCGGACAGGACCACCCGCTTCTCGTGCGACGCCGGCGAGATTTTCCATTACATGGGCTGCTCGACCTTCTCGAATTTCACGGTCCTGCCGGAAATTGCCATCGCCAAGGTTCGCGAGGACGCCCCCTTCGACAAGATCTGCTACATCGGCTGCGGGGTGACGACCGGCATCGGCGCGGTCATCCACACGGCGAAGGTCTGGCCGGGCGCGAATGTCGCGGTGTTCGGCCTCGGCGGGATCGGCCTCAACGTGATCCAGGGCGCCCGCATGGTCGGCGCCGACCGGATCATCGGCGTCGATTTGAACCCCGCCAAGGCTGAGATGGCGCGCCGCTTCGGCATGACGGACTTCGTCAACCCGAACGAGGTCGGGACCGGCAAAGTTGTCGAGGCCATCCAGGACCTGACAGGTGGCGGCGTGGACTTCTCCTTCGATGCCACCGGCAACACCAATGTCATGCGCCAGGCGCTTGAATGCTGCCATCGCGGCTGGGGCGAGTCGATCATCATCGGCGTTGCCGAAGCCGGCAAGGAGATCTCGACGCGTCCGTTCCAGCTGGTGACGGGCCGCGTATGGAAGGGCACGGCCTTCGGAGGCGCCCGTGGCCGCACCGACGTTCCGCAGATCGTCGACTGGTATATGGAAGGCAAGATCAACATCGACGATCTGATCACCCACACCATGCCACTCGACGAGATCAACACGGCCTTCGACCTGATGCACGAAGGCAAATCGATCCGTTCCGTCGTTCTCTTCTGA
- a CDS encoding electron transfer flavoprotein subunit alpha/FixB family protein produces MAILLLADHDNTNLSDQTAKALTAATKIASGAGADVHVLVAGAGAKAVAEQAAKLAGVSKVLVADDASLANNLAEPLAALILSLAGSYDTLVAAATSVGKNVMPRVAALLDVAQVSEIIDVISADTFKRPIYAGNAIQTVQTSEPKKVITVRTAAFPSASQGGNSAVVEEISTTANFSDLSRFVSDALSSSDRPELTSAKIIISGGRALGSADKFKEVILPVADKLGAGVGASRAAVDAGYAPNDWQVGQTGKVVAPDLYIACGISGAIQHLAGMKDSKVIIAINKDEEAPIFQVADYGLVADLFEVLPELERAL; encoded by the coding sequence ATGGCCATTCTGCTGCTGGCTGACCACGACAATACGAACCTTTCCGACCAGACCGCCAAGGCGCTGACGGCAGCGACGAAGATTGCCAGCGGGGCTGGAGCCGACGTGCATGTGCTGGTCGCCGGCGCTGGCGCCAAGGCCGTCGCCGAACAGGCGGCGAAGCTTGCCGGCGTATCCAAGGTGCTGGTCGCCGACGACGCAAGCCTTGCCAACAATCTCGCCGAGCCGCTGGCGGCGCTGATCCTCTCGCTGGCCGGCTCCTACGACACGCTTGTGGCCGCCGCCACCTCGGTCGGCAAGAATGTCATGCCGCGGGTGGCGGCGCTCCTCGACGTCGCGCAGGTCTCCGAGATCATCGACGTGATTTCAGCCGACACCTTCAAGCGGCCGATCTATGCCGGCAACGCCATTCAGACGGTGCAGACGAGTGAGCCGAAGAAAGTCATCACGGTGCGGACCGCAGCCTTCCCGTCTGCCTCCCAAGGAGGCAACTCGGCTGTCGTCGAGGAAATCTCGACGACAGCCAATTTCTCCGATCTCTCCAGGTTTGTCTCCGACGCACTGTCGTCCTCCGACCGGCCGGAGCTGACCTCGGCGAAGATCATCATCTCCGGCGGCCGGGCGCTCGGCTCGGCGGACAAGTTCAAGGAAGTCATCCTGCCGGTTGCCGACAAGCTCGGTGCCGGCGTCGGTGCGTCCAGAGCCGCCGTCGACGCCGGCTACGCGCCGAACGACTGGCAGGTCGGCCAGACCGGCAAGGTGGTCGCGCCCGATCTCTACATCGCCTGCGGCATCTCCGGGGCGATCCAGCACCTGGCCGGCATGAAGGATTCGAAGGTGATCATCGCGATTAACAAGGACGAGGAAGCGCCGATCTTCCAGGTCGCCGACTACGGCCTGGTCGCCGACCTCTTCGAGGTGCTGCCGGAGCTCGAAAGGGCGCTCTAA
- a CDS encoding helix-turn-helix domain-containing protein gives MKGFQSSAETSDVAPIVVNIGSAVKSAREAARYSLEDLAVTCGLTVGEIVQIEQGEDTDPARVKRVSIALKI, from the coding sequence ATGAAGGGTTTCCAGTCCAGTGCAGAAACATCAGACGTCGCGCCGATTGTTGTGAATATTGGATCCGCCGTCAAATCCGCGCGCGAGGCGGCCCGATACAGCCTCGAGGATCTTGCGGTCACCTGCGGTCTCACCGTGGGTGAAATCGTCCAGATCGAGCAGGGTGAGGACACTGACCCGGCACGGGTGAAGCGAGTCTCCATCGCTTTGAAGATTTGA
- a CDS encoding GcvT family protein, whose product MSEIPSTSRVVIIGGGAVGVSCLYHLAKAGWTDCVLLEKNELTSGSTWHAAGNVPTFSASWSIMHMQRYSTELYKRVGAEVDYPMNYHVTGSLRVAHTDERMREFQRVKAMGRYQGMDIEIVGFDDIKQRYPFLETHDLKGALYDPNDGDIDPAQLTQALAKGAREMGAKIVRFCAVTGVRRDGDEWVISTEKGDVRCQYVVNAAGYRAEEVGRMFGREVPMMVMSHQYILFEEIPELAAWSTEHGRKLPLLRDVDSSYYLRQEKTGMNLGPYERNCRAHWATPDDPMPDDFSFQLYPDDLDRLEWYLNDAVERVPILGTAGLSRVINGPIPYTPDGNPLIGPMPGVPNAFEACVFTFGIAQSGGAGKVLAEWVTEGKTEWDMWSCDPRRFTNYTDPQYCLDKGMEIYGNEYAIHFPRHVWPAGRDRKLSPLHNRMKELGGQFGPYNGWERANWYAHPGDDTSEHSTETFRREGPWLRRVREECHAVRDHAGILDLPGFSRFRVEGEGARNWLLSITTGPIPKPGRIGLAYFADDAGRIVTEMSVMAIEEEAFVLITAAVAQWHDREWLEKQLPKDSTIRITDVTDRFSCQILTGPESRAILAKVADADLSKGWLTHQPARIVGRDCRLVRVSFAGELGWEIHSKVEDTAAIFDAVWQSGTEHGLRPFGMFALDSLRLEKGYRAWKVDLSTDYSILEGGLERFVRWEKPAFVGKSALESEKQQGVRKRFATMTVDAGEYDAPYMSIIWHGDQIVGETTSGGYGHRIDRSIALGVVRTDLAEPGTSLEIEIFGKRHRATVQPDLPLWDPQNERIRA is encoded by the coding sequence ATGTCTGAAATTCCATCAACTTCCCGGGTAGTGATCATTGGAGGCGGGGCCGTCGGGGTCTCCTGCCTCTATCATCTCGCGAAAGCCGGATGGACGGACTGCGTTCTTCTCGAGAAGAACGAGCTGACATCCGGTTCGACATGGCATGCGGCCGGAAACGTACCGACGTTCTCAGCCTCCTGGTCGATCATGCACATGCAGCGCTACTCGACGGAGCTGTACAAGCGTGTCGGGGCTGAAGTCGATTACCCGATGAACTATCACGTCACCGGATCCTTGCGCGTGGCGCATACCGACGAAAGGATGCGCGAATTCCAGCGCGTCAAGGCAATGGGCCGCTACCAGGGAATGGACATCGAGATCGTCGGCTTCGACGATATCAAGCAACGTTATCCCTTCCTGGAAACCCACGATCTCAAGGGCGCACTTTACGATCCCAACGATGGCGATATCGATCCCGCGCAGCTCACCCAGGCCCTCGCCAAGGGAGCAAGGGAAATGGGCGCGAAGATCGTCCGTTTTTGCGCTGTGACCGGCGTGCGACGCGATGGCGACGAGTGGGTCATCAGCACGGAGAAGGGCGATGTCCGTTGCCAGTACGTGGTGAACGCGGCTGGTTATCGGGCCGAGGAAGTCGGCCGTATGTTCGGCCGGGAAGTGCCGATGATGGTGATGAGCCATCAGTACATTCTGTTCGAGGAAATCCCCGAACTCGCGGCCTGGTCCACGGAACACGGTCGCAAGCTGCCGCTCCTGAGAGACGTCGACAGCTCGTACTATCTGCGGCAGGAGAAGACGGGGATGAACCTCGGGCCCTACGAGCGGAACTGCCGCGCGCACTGGGCCACACCGGATGACCCGATGCCGGACGACTTCTCCTTCCAGCTCTATCCGGACGACCTGGATCGGCTGGAATGGTACTTGAACGACGCCGTGGAGCGCGTCCCGATCCTTGGCACGGCCGGTCTTTCGCGAGTGATCAACGGCCCAATCCCATACACGCCGGACGGCAATCCGCTGATCGGCCCGATGCCGGGAGTGCCCAACGCATTCGAAGCATGCGTGTTCACGTTCGGCATTGCCCAGTCTGGCGGTGCCGGCAAGGTGCTCGCCGAATGGGTCACGGAAGGCAAGACGGAATGGGACATGTGGTCCTGCGATCCGCGCCGGTTCACCAACTACACGGATCCGCAGTACTGTCTCGACAAGGGCATGGAGATCTACGGAAACGAGTACGCGATCCACTTCCCTCGCCATGTGTGGCCCGCCGGACGCGACCGCAAACTCTCGCCGTTGCATAATCGAATGAAGGAGCTCGGTGGGCAGTTCGGTCCCTACAACGGCTGGGAACGCGCGAACTGGTATGCACATCCGGGGGACGACACATCCGAACACAGCACCGAAACTTTCCGACGCGAGGGGCCCTGGCTGAGACGCGTTCGCGAGGAATGCCACGCCGTCCGCGACCATGCCGGAATCCTGGATCTGCCTGGATTCTCTCGTTTCAGGGTTGAGGGCGAGGGAGCCCGCAACTGGCTTCTCAGCATAACGACTGGGCCGATCCCCAAGCCTGGTCGGATCGGGCTCGCTTACTTCGCCGATGACGCCGGCAGGATCGTCACCGAGATGTCGGTGATGGCGATCGAGGAGGAAGCGTTCGTCCTGATCACAGCCGCCGTCGCGCAGTGGCACGACCGCGAGTGGCTCGAGAAGCAACTGCCGAAAGACAGCACGATCAGGATCACCGATGTTACCGACCGCTTCTCCTGCCAGATTCTGACCGGGCCGGAATCACGAGCTATTCTGGCGAAGGTCGCCGACGCCGATCTTTCAAAAGGGTGGCTTACACACCAGCCCGCCCGGATCGTCGGACGCGACTGCCGCCTGGTGCGCGTCTCGTTCGCTGGCGAGCTCGGCTGGGAGATCCATTCCAAGGTCGAGGACACTGCCGCGATCTTCGATGCGGTCTGGCAGTCGGGCACAGAACACGGGCTGAGGCCCTTCGGCATGTTCGCCCTGGATTCCCTTCGACTTGAGAAGGGATACCGTGCCTGGAAGGTCGATCTTTCGACCGACTACTCGATCCTCGAGGGCGGCCTTGAGCGGTTTGTCCGGTGGGAGAAGCCCGCTTTCGTCGGCAAGTCCGCGCTTGAGAGCGAGAAACAGCAGGGCGTTCGCAAGCGCTTCGCCACCATGACCGTCGACGCTGGCGAATACGACGCACCGTACATGTCCATCATCTGGCACGGCGACCAGATCGTCGGAGAAACGACTTCCGGGGGCTACGGGCACCGCATCGACAGGTCGATCGCGCTCGGCGTTGTTCGCACTGATCTCGCTGAACCCGGAACATCGCTTGAAATCGAAATTTTTGGAAAACGCCACAGGGCAACGGTCCAGCCTGACCTCCCACTTTGGGACCCGCAAAACGAAAGAATACGCGCATGA
- a CDS encoding DCC1-like thiol-disulfide oxidoreductase family protein has product MDQVSIEISSKSWLLYDGDCPFCTGYARYTRLKEAAGPLRLVDAREAGPEAGEAKRRGYDLNEGMLLKYQGQFYHGDAALHLLAMLTTPSGVFNRLNAWLYRSPRRARIAYPFLRRSRNAILRLLDGKPID; this is encoded by the coding sequence ATGGACCAAGTCAGCATCGAAATCAGCTCCAAGTCATGGCTCCTTTATGACGGCGACTGCCCGTTTTGCACTGGTTATGCTCGCTACACGCGCCTGAAGGAGGCGGCAGGACCGCTGCGCCTGGTAGATGCCCGGGAAGCCGGTCCAGAAGCTGGCGAGGCCAAGCGCCGCGGCTACGATCTGAACGAGGGAATGCTATTAAAATATCAAGGGCAGTTTTACCACGGTGATGCCGCTTTGCACCTTCTGGCGATGTTGACCACACCTTCCGGTGTCTTCAACCGCCTGAATGCTTGGCTCTACCGATCGCCCCGTCGTGCGCGTATCGCTTATCCATTCCTGCGCCGCAGCCGAAACGCAATCTTGCGTCTTCTTGATGGCAAACCGATCGATTGA
- a CDS encoding GcvT family protein: protein MTNLPNKARVVIIGGGISGCSVAYHLAKLGWKDIILLERKQLTSGTTWHAAGLVGQLRASENMTRLAKYSADLYVKLEEETGIATGMRQNGSITVALTEERKEEIYRQATLARAFDVDVQEISPRQVKEMYPHLNIEDVVGAVHLPRDGQCDPANIAMALAKGARQLGAKVVENVKVTAVHDRDGRVTGVAWARGEESGTIETDLVVNCGGMWGRDLAASSGVTLPLHACEHFYIVTEAIEGLSRLPVLRVPDECAYYKEDAGKMLLGAFEPKAKPWGMGGISEDFCFDQLPDDFDHFEPILEKAVSRMPMLETAGIHTFFNGPESFTPDDRYYLGEAPELKGYWVAAGYNSIGIASSGGAGFALAQWMNDGEPPFDLWEVDIRRAQPFQRNRQYLKERVTETLGLLYADHFPYRQVATSRGIRRTPLHEHLKARGAVFGEVAGWERANWFAREGQEREYRYSWKRQNWFENQKEEHLAVRNGAGLFDMTSFGKIRIEGRDATAFLQRVCANQMDVEPGRIVYTQMLNQRGGIESDLTVTRLSQTAFFAVVPGATLQRDLAWLRKQLRPEEFVVITDVTASESVLVLMGPKARNVITRVSPNDFSNESFPFGTAQEIEIGMGLARAHRVTYVGELGWELYVSSDQTAHVFEAIEEAGKSSGLKLCGLHALDSCRIEKAFRHFGHDITDEDHVLEAGLGFAVKTAKGEFIGRDAVLRKREEGLKRRLVQFRLKDPEPLLFHNEALVRDGKIVSIVTSGNYGHHLGGAIGLGYVPCDGESEADVLSSSYEIEIAGERFPAEASLRPMYDPKAERTKM, encoded by the coding sequence ATGACCAACCTCCCCAACAAAGCACGCGTCGTCATCATCGGTGGCGGCATCTCCGGATGCTCGGTCGCATATCACCTGGCGAAGCTCGGCTGGAAGGACATTATTCTCCTCGAGCGAAAGCAACTGACGTCAGGCACCACTTGGCACGCGGCCGGGCTTGTCGGGCAGTTGCGCGCCTCCGAGAACATGACGCGTCTGGCGAAGTATTCGGCCGACCTCTACGTCAAACTGGAAGAGGAGACAGGCATCGCGACCGGGATGCGCCAGAACGGATCCATCACGGTCGCGCTGACTGAGGAACGCAAGGAGGAGATCTACCGCCAGGCGACGCTCGCCCGCGCATTCGACGTGGACGTCCAGGAAATCTCGCCCCGGCAGGTGAAGGAGATGTATCCGCATCTCAACATCGAGGACGTCGTCGGCGCCGTGCATCTGCCGCGTGACGGCCAATGCGATCCGGCCAACATCGCGATGGCGCTCGCGAAGGGAGCACGCCAGCTAGGTGCGAAAGTCGTCGAGAACGTGAAGGTGACCGCCGTTCACGATCGCGACGGACGCGTCACCGGTGTCGCCTGGGCACGGGGTGAGGAGAGCGGCACCATCGAGACGGACCTCGTCGTCAACTGCGGCGGCATGTGGGGTAGGGACCTGGCGGCAAGCTCCGGCGTAACGCTTCCTCTGCATGCATGCGAGCACTTCTACATCGTCACGGAAGCGATCGAGGGCCTCTCCCGTCTGCCGGTCCTGCGCGTTCCCGACGAATGCGCCTACTACAAGGAAGATGCCGGGAAGATGCTTCTCGGCGCGTTCGAGCCTAAGGCGAAGCCCTGGGGTATGGGAGGCATCAGCGAGGATTTCTGCTTCGACCAGTTACCGGATGATTTCGACCACTTCGAACCAATCCTCGAAAAGGCAGTGAGCCGCATGCCGATGCTCGAGACTGCCGGCATCCACACCTTCTTCAACGGCCCGGAGAGCTTCACGCCGGACGATCGCTACTATCTCGGCGAGGCACCCGAACTGAAAGGGTACTGGGTCGCAGCCGGTTACAATTCGATCGGCATCGCCTCGTCCGGTGGCGCTGGCTTTGCGCTGGCGCAGTGGATGAACGACGGCGAGCCCCCGTTCGACCTCTGGGAGGTCGACATCCGTCGCGCCCAGCCGTTCCAGCGCAACCGGCAGTATCTGAAGGAGCGGGTCACGGAGACCCTCGGACTGCTCTACGCCGACCACTTCCCGTACCGCCAAGTGGCAACCTCTCGTGGCATCCGCCGCACCCCGCTGCATGAACACCTCAAGGCCCGCGGCGCAGTCTTCGGCGAGGTCGCGGGCTGGGAGCGTGCGAACTGGTTCGCCAGGGAGGGCCAGGAGCGCGAGTACCGCTATAGCTGGAAGCGGCAGAACTGGTTCGAAAACCAGAAGGAAGAACATCTCGCTGTCCGGAACGGGGCCGGCCTGTTTGATATGACCTCGTTCGGCAAAATCCGGATTGAGGGTAGGGATGCGACGGCATTCCTGCAGAGGGTGTGCGCCAATCAGATGGACGTCGAGCCGGGCCGGATCGTCTACACCCAGATGCTCAATCAGCGCGGCGGCATCGAGAGCGACCTGACCGTGACCCGTCTCTCCCAGACCGCCTTCTTCGCCGTCGTTCCCGGCGCAACCCTTCAGCGCGACCTCGCATGGCTCAGGAAGCAGCTTCGCCCCGAAGAGTTCGTGGTTATTACCGACGTCACGGCGTCCGAATCCGTTCTGGTGCTTATGGGGCCGAAGGCGCGCAATGTGATCACCCGAGTGAGCCCCAACGACTTCTCGAACGAATCGTTCCCGTTCGGCACGGCACAGGAGATCGAAATCGGAATGGGACTCGCCCGCGCCCATCGTGTCACCTATGTCGGCGAACTGGGCTGGGAGCTCTACGTCTCCTCCGACCAGACCGCCCACGTGTTCGAGGCGATTGAGGAAGCCGGCAAGTCTTCCGGACTCAAATTGTGCGGTCTTCATGCCCTTGATTCCTGCCGTATCGAGAAGGCGTTCAGGCATTTCGGACACGACATCACCGACGAGGATCACGTCCTTGAGGCAGGATTGGGCTTCGCCGTGAAGACGGCGAAAGGCGAGTTCATCGGCCGGGACGCGGTCCTGCGTAAACGCGAAGAGGGGCTGAAGCGTCGACTCGTTCAGTTCCGTCTCAAGGACCCGGAACCGTTGCTGTTCCACAACGAGGCCCTGGTGCGCGATGGCAAGATCGTCTCGATCGTCACCTCCGGCAACTACGGCCATCACCTCGGCGGCGCAATCGGGCTTGGCTACGTGCCCTGCGACGGCGAGAGCGAAGCCGACGTGCTGTCGTCCAGCTACGAGATCGAGATCGCCGGTGAACGGTTCCCGGCCGAGGCTTCGCTGAGGCCGATGTACGACCCCAAGGCTGAACGCACCAAGATGTAA
- a CDS encoding electron transfer flavoprotein subunit beta/FixA family protein, with the protein MKILVPVKRVVDFNVKIRVKADGTGVELANVKMSMNPFDEISVEEALRLKEAGKASEVVVVSIGPAKAEETLRTALAMGADRAILVETDDQVEPLTVAKIVKGVAEAEQPGLIIVGKQAIDDDSNQTGQMLSALLGWAQGTFASKVELGDGKVNVTREVDGGLQTVELKLPAVVTTDLRLNEPRYASLPNIMKAKKKPLDKKSPADFGVDTAPRLKVLKTEEPSGRKAGIKVKSVAELVEKLKSEAGIL; encoded by the coding sequence ATGAAAATACTAGTGCCAGTCAAGCGAGTGGTCGACTTCAACGTCAAGATCCGGGTGAAGGCGGACGGCACCGGCGTCGAGCTCGCCAATGTCAAGATGTCGATGAACCCGTTCGACGAGATCTCCGTCGAAGAGGCGCTCAGGCTGAAGGAAGCCGGCAAGGCTTCCGAAGTGGTGGTCGTCTCGATCGGCCCGGCCAAGGCCGAGGAAACGCTGAGGACCGCGCTCGCCATGGGCGCCGACCGGGCGATCCTCGTCGAGACCGACGACCAGGTCGAGCCGCTCACTGTCGCCAAGATCGTCAAGGGTGTGGCCGAGGCCGAACAGCCGGGGCTGATCATCGTCGGCAAGCAGGCGATCGACGACGATTCGAACCAGACCGGCCAGATGCTCTCCGCGCTCTTGGGCTGGGCCCAGGGCACCTTCGCCTCGAAGGTCGAGCTCGGTGACGGCAAGGTCAACGTCACCCGCGAGGTCGACGGCGGTCTGCAGACCGTCGAATTGAAGCTGCCGGCGGTGGTCACCACCGATCTGCGCCTGAACGAACCGCGCTATGCCTCGCTGCCGAACATCATGAAGGCGAAGAAGAAGCCGCTCGACAAGAAGAGCCCGGCCGACTTCGGGGTCGATACGGCGCCGCGGCTGAAGGTCTTGAAGACCGAGGAGCCGTCCGGCCGCAAGGCGGGTATCAAGGTCAAGTCGGTCGCCGAGCTCGTCGAGAAGCTCAAGAGCGAAGCCGGCATTCTCTAA
- a CDS encoding aspartate aminotransferase family protein has protein sequence MYRTNTPNLENYWMPFTANRQFKAAPRLLASAEGVYYRDIDGNQVLDGTAGLWCVNAGHARKEISQAVERQLNTLDFAPSFQMGHPIAFQFAEKLAEIAPGEPGKKLDRIFYTGSGSESVDTALKIAIAYQRAIGQGTRTRLIGRERGYHGVGFGGISVGGLVNNRRVFPQVPGADHLRHTHDLARNPFTKGGLPEHGAELADDLERLVALHGAETIAAVIVEPVAGSTGVLLPPKGYLERLRATADKHGILLIFDEVISGFGRLGAPFAVDYFGVTPDIITTAKGLTNGVVPMGAVFTSSKVHDALMHGPEAQIELFHGYTYSGHPVACAAGLAAMEIYEKEALLTRASELATYWEDAVHGLRSRKNVIDIRTIGLVAGIELASRSEAAGARAYDVFVDCFKRGLLIRVTGDIIALSPPLTIEREQVDELMSILADALDRAD, from the coding sequence ATGTACCGCACCAACACTCCTAATCTCGAGAATTACTGGATGCCGTTTACGGCGAACCGCCAGTTCAAGGCGGCTCCCCGGCTACTGGCTTCCGCGGAAGGCGTCTATTATCGGGACATCGACGGCAATCAGGTGCTCGATGGAACCGCAGGCCTCTGGTGCGTTAACGCCGGACATGCACGCAAGGAGATCTCGCAAGCCGTCGAGCGCCAGTTGAACACACTGGACTTCGCGCCGTCGTTCCAGATGGGGCACCCGATCGCGTTCCAATTCGCGGAGAAGTTGGCCGAGATCGCGCCAGGAGAACCTGGCAAGAAGCTGGATCGAATCTTCTACACGGGCTCGGGATCGGAATCAGTAGACACAGCTTTAAAGATCGCGATCGCCTACCAGCGCGCGATCGGGCAGGGCACCCGTACTCGCCTTATTGGCCGCGAACGCGGCTACCATGGCGTAGGATTCGGTGGAATCTCGGTCGGTGGACTGGTCAATAACCGCCGTGTCTTTCCGCAGGTTCCGGGAGCGGACCACCTTCGTCACACTCACGATCTTGCGAGGAACCCGTTCACCAAGGGCGGGCTCCCGGAACATGGCGCGGAATTGGCCGACGACCTGGAGCGTCTTGTCGCGCTGCACGGCGCGGAGACAATTGCGGCGGTTATCGTCGAACCAGTCGCCGGTTCGACGGGCGTCCTGCTGCCGCCGAAGGGATACCTGGAGCGGCTCCGCGCGACAGCCGACAAGCACGGCATCTTGCTGATATTCGATGAGGTCATCAGCGGGTTCGGGCGTCTCGGCGCTCCGTTCGCTGTCGACTATTTTGGCGTGACACCGGACATCATCACCACGGCAAAGGGCCTTACCAATGGCGTCGTGCCGATGGGTGCGGTCTTTACCAGCAGCAAGGTGCATGACGCCCTGATGCATGGACCGGAAGCACAGATCGAGCTGTTCCATGGGTATACCTATTCGGGCCATCCGGTGGCATGTGCCGCCGGACTGGCGGCGATGGAGATCTATGAGAAGGAAGCTCTGCTCACCCGCGCGTCGGAACTGGCAACCTATTGGGAAGACGCGGTTCACGGCCTGAGGTCCCGGAAGAACGTCATCGATATCCGGACAATCGGCCTGGTGGCGGGGATCGAACTCGCCTCACGGTCGGAGGCCGCAGGAGCACGGGCATACGACGTCTTCGTTGACTGTTTCAAGCGCGGCCTTCTCATCCGAGTGACCGGAGACATCATCGCACTGTCTCCGCCGCTGACCATCGAGAGGGAGCAGGTCGACGAGCTTATGTCGATTCTCGCCGACGCGCTCGATCGGGCAGACTAG